One part of the Streptococcus sp. oral taxon 431 genome encodes these proteins:
- a CDS encoding RsmF rRNA methyltransferase first C-terminal domain-containing protein: MQFPEGFVKKYEAILGDEARAFLASFDDEAVSAFRINPLKESQVSFSDAIPNTPWGYYGKVSGKSPEHVTGLVYSQEPAAQMVAQVAQPKPGMKVLDLAAAPGGKSTQLAAYLAGEGLLVSNEISSKRAKILVENMERFGATNVVVTNESADRLAKVFKGYFDLIVLDAPCSGEGMFRKQPDAMDYWSVEYPSQCADLQREILEDAVTMLADGGRLVYSTCTWAPEENEEIVKWLLDSYDFELIPIEHINGMAPGIDFPETARMYPHRFKGEGQFVAHLQFRGENKASKFKPSKTNLSREQLSLWQDFEKKHLKINLPGILQTFGDQLYLLPEVLPDLGKLRIARNGLHLGTFKKKRFEPSFALGLALKPSQVKQVIEIHQEDFVKYVAGETVQLSETLSNGWYQVLVGGNGLGFAKVTGNILKNYFPKGLRFKVKN, translated from the coding sequence ATGCAATTTCCAGAAGGATTTGTAAAAAAATATGAAGCAATATTGGGAGATGAGGCAAGAGCTTTTCTTGCCTCTTTTGATGATGAGGCAGTTTCCGCCTTTCGCATCAATCCCTTAAAAGAAAGCCAAGTTTCTTTTTCAGATGCTATTCCAAATACGCCCTGGGGCTATTATGGCAAGGTTTCAGGGAAATCACCTGAGCATGTAACAGGTTTGGTCTATTCCCAAGAACCTGCTGCACAAATGGTTGCACAAGTAGCTCAACCAAAACCGGGTATGAAGGTCTTGGACTTGGCAGCGGCTCCCGGTGGTAAATCCACTCAACTTGCAGCCTATCTTGCAGGCGAAGGTCTTCTTGTTTCCAATGAAATTTCTAGCAAGCGAGCTAAGATTTTGGTTGAAAATATGGAGCGTTTTGGTGCAACAAATGTTGTTGTAACCAATGAATCTGCCGATCGTTTGGCTAAAGTATTTAAGGGATATTTTGACCTAATTGTCCTAGATGCACCATGCTCTGGAGAAGGGATGTTCCGAAAACAGCCAGATGCCATGGATTATTGGAGTGTAGAATATCCAAGCCAATGTGCTGACTTGCAGCGTGAAATTCTAGAGGATGCGGTCACCATGTTAGCTGATGGTGGTCGTTTGGTCTATTCGACTTGTACATGGGCTCCAGAAGAAAACGAAGAAATTGTCAAATGGTTATTGGATAGTTATGATTTTGAATTGATTCCAATCGAACATATTAATGGTATGGCTCCTGGGATTGATTTTCCAGAGACAGCTCGGATGTACCCACATCGTTTTAAGGGAGAAGGTCAATTTGTTGCCCATTTGCAATTTCGAGGGGAAAATAAAGCCTCTAAGTTCAAGCCTTCAAAGACTAATCTCAGTCGCGAACAGTTGAGTTTATGGCAAGATTTTGAAAAAAAACATCTAAAGATTAATTTGCCAGGTATTTTACAGACTTTTGGTGACCAACTGTATCTCTTGCCTGAAGTTCTACCAGATTTGGGTAAACTTAGGATTGCTCGAAACGGACTTCATCTTGGAACTTTTAAGAAGAAACGTTTTGAACCAAGTTTTGCTCTTGGTTTAGCCTTAAAACCAAGCCAAGTCAAGCAAGTCATTGAAATACATCAAGAAGACTTCGTTAAATACGTGGCCGGTGAAACAGTTCAGCTGTCTGAAACTTTGTCAAATGGCTGGTATCAAGTTTTGGTTGGTGGGAATGGTTTAGGCTTTGCAAAAGTGACCGGAAATATCTTGAAGAATTATTTCCCTAAGGGCTTGAGGT